ACCAACTCCCCCGCCGCGTCCCGGGTGCTGATCGTCACCTGACCCTTGCCGGCCTTCGTCGCCAGTTCCCACGCCGTCGAATAGGTCGTGTACGACCGCAGCACATCCAGGATGAACCCCTCCTCGATGGCCTGCGCCATCGTGTACAGGTGGAACGGGCGCGGTAACCCGTCCCCGTCCGGGGTGCCGAACATCTCCAACGTCTTCGGTTTCGGGGTCGCAGTGAACGCGACGAACGTGATGTTGCGGGTGTCCGCCTTCGCCTTCGCCTCCGCCGCCAAGATCGCCTCGACGTCGACCCCTCCCCCGTCATCCAACGCTGCGGCTTCCTGGGCGGTGAGGACCTGCTTCAGCTTCGTCGCCGTCTGCCCCGTCTGGGAGGAGTGCGCCTCGTCCGCGATGACCGCGAACCGGCGGCCCTTCAGCGACTGGTTCTCCTGCAACGCCTCCAACACGAACGGGAACGTCTGGATCGTGACCACGATGATTAACTGCCCAGACTCCAGGGTTTTCGCCAGGTACGCCGACTTCGACCCGAACGATGCTTTCGCGGCCTCGTTCGGGGAGATCGTCGCCACCACACCGGACGTGGACTCGATCTGTTTCACAGCCTCCTGCAACTGCGCGTCCAACACGTTCCGGTCCGTCACCACAATGACGGAGTCGAACACCTTGCCGTTGTCGGCGTCGTGCAGGGTGGCGAGCCGGTGCGCCGTCCACGCGATCGACCTCGTTTTCCCCGACCCGGCGGAGTGCTGGATCAGGTACCGCTGACCGGCACCGTTCACTTTCGCGTCGGCGACGATCTTCGTGACGGCATCCAACTGGTGAAACCTGGGGAAGATCAGCGTGTGACTGATCGTCACCTTCTTCGTGGCCGGGTCGGTCCGTTTCGATTCCTCGTAGTGCATGAACTTGCCGAGGATGTCCAGGAACTGGTCGCGGTCGAGCACGTCCCGCCACAGGTACGTGGCCGGTGACCCACCATCCTCATCAGGACCGTTCCCGCGATGCCCGGCATCGCCCCGGTTGAACGGCAGGAACACCGTGTCGTCACCGGCGAGCTTGGTCGTCATCCACACTTCGTCGTTCGACACCGCGAAATGCACTAACGCGCGCGTCCCGAACCCCAGCAACGGTTCACCCGCCGGCGCCCGGTCCTTCATGTACTGCTTCTTCGCATCCCCCACGTTCTGGGTGAAGTCCGTCTTCAACTCGATCGTCGCGACCGGGATCCCGTTGACGAACAACACCAGATCGATGCTGTTCTGGTTCTTGGCCGAGTAGTGCACCTGCCGCATCACCCGCAACCGGTTCGCGGCGTACCGGGCGTTCACGGTCGGGTTGATCGCCTGCTCGGGACGTTTCTGCATCATCTGGTACGACGCCGGCACATCCTTGAACCCGGTCCGCAGCACCTGCAACGACCCACCAGCACCCGCCTGCCCCTTATCCAGCACCGCCGAGAGCCTCGTTAGGATCCCCTCCCGCGCCTTCGCCTGCGCGGTCTCGGACGTCGACGGTTTCACCTTCTTGGCGAGCTCGCCCGGTTGTGTCTCCTCCAACCAGGCGAACACGTCCTCGGGGAACAACGCCCGCTGCCGGTCATACCCGGCATCGTTCAGCGAGTACAACCAGCCATGCGCTGCCAAGTAGGCGCACAGTTCGTCCTCGAACGCCTTCTCCAACACCTGACTCATGCGGCACCCCCGTGCTCGTTCACGTCGATCTGACCGGTCACCGCTGCGGTGATCAGCGCGGACCTGCGCTCCTTGGAGAGCTCGATCATCCGCTCCGTCTTCCCAATCAACTCATCAATCCTCGCCATCTCATGGTCGATGGTGTTCGTGATCCGCTCTTGATCGGCCGCGCTCGGCAACGGAACACGGAAGGCTCGCACCTGCGAGTCACTTAGGTGTGGGACGGAAACCCCTGTGAACTCCGGCGTTGCGTACTCAACGAACGCCCGCGATGCGAGGACCAACTGAAGGAACCTGCTAGTCAACCCCACGCGTGGGCGAAATCGCACGACTCGTTGGAGGAGTAGCGCCGGGAGATCGGCATCTGCGATCGCTGCAACCCTCGTCCCTCCGGACACGAATGGTCGGTCCAGACCAAGTACGACATCGCCTTCACAGAGCCTGTACCTCTCGTATGGCGTCACGTCATCCAAGGCCCAATCGACTCGTTCTGACCAGTCGGTGCAGCCCGGTTTGACGTTAATTCCACGGAGAAGCCGAACGCCTTCCCCTCCTGGTTCGAACCGATCACTTGCGAACGCATTTCCGGGTAGCGCGTCGAGGTAGTACCCGAACTTGACCGGCTCCGCTTCCGTCAGCATGCAGGTTTCGATGACGGCTTGCCGTCGTTCGTGGAGGCGGGTGATCAGTTCGGTTTGCTTCTTGATGAGCGCGTCGATCTTGCCCGTCTCCCGATCCAAGAAATCCGCAATCCCCCGCTGCTCAGCCAACGGTGGCAGGACGACAGGCATCCGCCGAACGTCGTCGTACTTCAGTGACTGCCTCAGCCCTCCACCCATCCCGTAGAAGACCTTGCTGACGTCGTACGCCCGCATGAGGTACTCGAAGAACCGCGATGAGACCTTCGTCGGAGTGAACGCCATGTACGCCGATGTGATGATTCCTCGTTGGTCAACGCGGGCTGACCTGAGGCTGCGTTTGTCGTTCTGCAGGTCAGTGAACCGGAACACGATGTCACCAACAGAGACGATCTGGTACGTCTCGAACGACTCTGGGAGCAGCCCCTCCGATGTGTTGATGTCTTTTGCGACGATCCGGCCATAGCTCAACGACAGCAGGTTCTGCTCCCTGAGACCAACATTCTTGACTTTCGTCTCCCGCCCAACAGAGAACAATGGTTTGGTCGTCCAGCCGTCGGGCAGCCTCCACTGCCAGGGTGCTGTTGCCTCACTCATCCTTCGACCGCCTGGAGGATGTCGATTATCTCTTTCGCGAGGACGTTGAGCTCGGCGTCGATCTCTTCGAGCGGTCGCGGTGGCACGTACTTGTAGAACAGGCGGGTGAACGGGATCTCGTACCCGATCTTCGTCTTGGTGTGGTCGATCCAGGCGTCGGGGACGTGAGGGGTGACTTCGCGGGTGAAGTAGTCGTCGATGGTGTCGCGGAACGGGACCAACTCGGTGTCGCGCAGGTCGGTGTTCGGTTCGATGTTGCCTTTGGTGTCTTTGCAGATGTCGGCGGTGTCGTCGTGTTCCCCGATCGCCTGCCAGATCGCCTTCACGACCGGTGTCGCGACGGTGGTGCCGGCGTGCTTGATCGCGAGCCGCAGCTGCTTGGTGAACTCGTCCCGGTTGCTCCACGACTGCCCGGTCAGCGACTCGAGCCCGGCCCGGACCTTGGTCTGCTCGTCGACGCCCAACTTCTGCACCGACTTCGTCGCCAGCGCTGCGTTGATCGTGTCGGGGGTGATGTCGAACCTGAGCCGCAGTGGCTGTTCGACGGTGATCTCCCAGTACCCGAAGTCGGCGGGTTCGAGGATCTTCGACTCATCGGTGTCGGTGAACTCGTCGTACAGCTTCACGATCAAGTCACGGTCGGTGTCGCTGATCTCGCGGTTCTTCGAACCCAGCTTCTTCCGTAGCTTCGTCCATCGGTTCGTAGCGTCGATCAACTGAATCTTGCCGCGCCGCTCCTTGGGCTTGTGGTTGTCGAGGATCCACATGTAGGTGGCTATATCGGTGTTGTAGAACATGCTCGTCGGGAGGGCGACGATCGCGTCGATCAGGTCGGATTCGATGAGCCACCGGCGGATCTCTGACTCGCCTGACCCAGCGCCGCCGGTGAACAGGGGTGACCCGTTGAGGACAATCCCGGCCCGGCCACCGGAGTTCGAGACGCTGGCGGTGGCGGGGCGCATCTTGGAGACGAGGTGTTGCAGGAACAGCATCTGCCCGTCGCTGATGCGGGGCAGGCCCGCGTCGAAACGGCCACCCTTCGCCTGGTGTTCCTTGCGGACGACCGGTTCGGCTGCCTTCCAGTCGCCACCGTAAGGCGGGTTGGACAGGCAGTAGTCGTAGGTGGTGCCGGCGTGCCGATCATCCCGGAGCGTGTCGCCGAGCCGGATCGCATCGACCGCTTGACCCTTGCCGATCATGTCGGACTTGCAGATCGCGTACGACTCCGGGTTGAGTTCCTGCCCGGCCAAGGTGATCGAGGCGTCCGGGTTCATCGTCAGGATCGCGTCCTCGGCCACGGACAGCATCCCGCCGGTGCCGGCGGTCGGGTCGTAGATGGATCGGACGACACCGGGTGAGGCGAGCAGGTCGTCGTCGGCGTTCAAGACCAGGTCGACCAGCAACCGGATGGCGTCGCGGGGCGTGAAATGCTCACCGGCGGTTTCATTGGAGGCGGTGGAGAACTTGAAGATGAGGTGCTCGAACACCTCGCCCATGTCCGCGTTCGACACTGCGGTCGGGTGCAGGTCGATGCCGGCGAACGCCTGTGTGACCAGCAGGAGCCGGTCGTGTTCGTCGAGCCGCCCGATCGTCTTGCTGAACTCGAACCGTTCGAAGATGTCCCGCACGTTCGCGGAGAACCCGGCGGTGTAATCGATGAGGTTGTCGGCAAGGTTCTCCGGGTCGCCCAGCAGCTTCTTCAACGTGTAGTCGGTGCGGTTCCAGAAGTGCACGTCGAACTTCTTGCGGAGCATTGCGGCCAGAACGTCGTCGTTGAGATGCTTCGCGACGAGGGCGTCGATCTCGTCGCGGTGCTCGTCCAGGACGCATTCCATGCGGCGCAGGATCAGGAACGGGAGGGTCGCGGTCCCGTACTGCGCTGGCTTGTACACGCCGCGGAGCTGATCCGCGATCCCCCAGATGAAGTTACCCAGTACCGACACTGCTGCCTGCTCTCCCTCGACCTAACGCGCACCGCTTGATGGCGGCGCAACCCGCCCTGCACAAGGTATATGGGCGGGATCCAGAGCCAGCGACGTCGCGCCCCGGGTGGCAGTTGTGAGGCCATCGAGTGTCTGATTGGGGTGTACCCCAGATGCATGCACTGGCTGAGGCTGCCCCCTAGATGGAAGCGGGTCCCACGGCGCGACCCGCCGAATGGGGGCGGCGCGGCGGGCCAGCCACCGTCTTGGATGGGGAGTAATGGCCACAGTGGCCTCGGCGAGGTGAGACCCTTGCGCAACACTTTCAGAAAGTGCGTCCGTGTTTGACAGGAATCGATGAGGGATGGGGGTGCCTGGTGATCGACTACACCGAGCCGCGCTTCACGACGCCGATCTGTACCATCCACGACGTTGCTGAGATCGTTCAGATGCCGCTGGAGACGGTCAAAACGTGGGCAGGTCAACGCCACTCCCGGCGGCAGATGATCACCCGACTCCCTCAAGAACACCGCGGGTGGCCCTCGATCCCTCTGGTGGGTCTCGCTGAAGCCAACACCCTGCGTGCCCTTCGAGGCGTTCTGCCGCCGGCCGAGGTAGAGGCCGCAGCCGTGTGGATCCGTGAGCAGTACACGACCCCGTACGCGCTGGCCAACCGTCGGCTCGTGACCGACGGTGCGTTCGCCTACGTGCAGGAGAACGCCCACGAGCTCTACCGCGTCACCACTGACCAGCACGCGTTTGTTGAGGTGCTCAAAGCGCACCTGCGGCCTCTCGTCTTTGACAGCGACGACTACCCCGTCGCATTCGAAGTTCGAGTGCCGGGCGTCGTGATCGATCCTCGGTTCAACGCTGGGCGGATGTCCTTCGAACGCAACCGGGTACCCCTGTTTGCTGTCGTGGGGAGCCTGCAGGGCGGCGATTCCGTGGATGAGGTCATGCAGCAGTACGGGCTGACGTTGCAGGAGGTGGCTGCAGTCGATGAGCATCGCGCCTGGGCGGCCGCGGCCGCGTAAGACCGACCTGGTCGTCCTGGTCGACCGCTGCCTGCCCCCGGAGGTGGCCTACGAGCTCACCAAAATGGAGAACTTCTACGGCATTGCCCTGAAAGACCACTACGGCGACGATATCGCCCAGAACCTCCCGGACGTGACGTTCCTTGAAGAGGCGGGGCAACGGCAGTGGGGTGTACTGACCCAGAACCCGCGCATGTGGCAAGTGCCTGCCGAGCGTGACTGCATCGTCGCCAACGGAACCCGTGTCTTTTCCTTGGACAACCCCAACGCGAACAGGACGTTGAAGGGCATGGTGCTCGGCCGTCATCTGGTCAGGATCCGTCGGCGCATGCGCCGCGAAGATCCATGTTTCTGGCGATTGCGGCTGCAGGACGTTCGCAAAGAACTCGCTTAGCCAACGCCAACGCCAGCTGCCCGATATCTCCTCACCTGGTTCTCCACGATGTCGCACTGCCGCTGGACGTAACTCTCACAGAGTTCGTCTTGGAGGAAACCGACAACTTGGTCCCACGGCGCCGACGCACCCTGCTGCAGGACGTCAATGACCATGCGATGACCCCGTCCAAGGATCCCGACCGCACCGGGTGGATGACGTCGTCAACATCCCGACAGGAAGCTCGCGGGCCGTGGGCGACTCAGGCCACCGCCCTCGTGGTGAACATCGCCTCGAGGCCGCTGTTGGCGAACTGTGCCGTTTTAAGGTGAGTCGCATGTCCGTGGTCGAGGAGCAGGTCGTTGGCTTCGGAGGTTTCGTTCGACACCACTTGTAGGCGAGTTCTGACACCGAGGAGACGTGATCTGGGCCGGCGATGGTGGTCTCGGTCGACACCGCTTCTCGCACATGGCGGCGGTCAGGTCGTGCGCTGTTTTGCGGCTTGGGCCAGACGGTAGGAGTCGGTGCCGGTCTCGAGGATGGTGCCGCCGAAGGTGAGTCGGTCGACGATGGCAGCGCACAGCCTGGGGTCGGTAAAGGTCTTGGTCCAGCCGCCGAAGGACTCGTTGGACGCGATCGCGACAGAGGCCTTCTCCTCGCGCTCGGTGAGGACCTGGAACAACAGCTCGGCCCCGCGCCGGTCGAGTTGCATGTATCCGAGTTCGTCGATGCAGAGCAGGTCGACGCGTCCGTAGCGGGCGATGGTCTTGGCGAGTGTCATCTCGTCGGCGGCCTCGACGAGCTCGTTGGCGAGATGGGTGGCCAGGGTGTACTTGACCCGGTAGCCGGCCATGGCGGCCTCTGTGCCGAGCGCGATGAGCAGGTGAGATTTGCCGGTGCCGGAGTCGCCGATCAGACACAGCGGTTGCCCCTTCTGGACCCATTCGCACTTGGCGAGGGTGTGGATCACGGCGGGGTCGATGTTGGGGTTGGCGTCGAAGTCGAAGGCCCGCAGGGACTTCTCGCGGGGGAACTTGGCGGCCTTGATCCGACGCTCGGACCGGCGTCGTGCACGGTCGTCACACTCGGCGAGCAGTAGTTCGGCGAGGTATCCGCGGTAGGACATCTGCTCGTGCCCGGCCCGGTCGGCGTAGTCGGTGAAGGAGCTGCGGATGGTGGGCATCCTCAGCATCCGGCACGCCTGGTCGATCGCGGCGTCGGCTGCTTCCTCGGTCATCCCTCGGCGCTTGGTGGTCACGGTGCGGCTCCTTCGTTCGGCGGGTCACGGCGGCAGGCCAGCAGCTGGTCGTACTTGTCCACGCTCGGCAGCGGCCGAGTGTCGGTCGGGATGTGGGCGCGAAGCCGGCGCTCGGTCAGCGATCGCACGGCAGGGGTCTCGCCTTCACCGCGTGCCCTGTCGCCGCCCAAGTGGGTCGGGTGGTGACCTGTCTTGTCGTCGGCTCCGCCATCTTCCGTCTCGTTGTGCTTGCGCGCTTCAAGTGCGACAGCGTCCGCGGTGAGCGCGCCTGCGCGCAGCGCTGTCGCGAGCCCGGCGACGACGTGTTCGTGGGGAAGGTGCCGGTGCAGCATCAGGACCTCGATCAGCGCCCGGGTGCCGTCGGCGTCACCGTGGGCCTTGCAGGCCGCGGCCCACCAGGCGTCGTGAACGGGAGTGAACCTCCCCGATGCCCTGGCCTGTTCCAGCGCTGTCGCGCCGGGTAGCGCGCCGGGTTTGCGGAGGAGGACCTCGAGGTAGTGGTCCAGGTCGACCCGGGTCGAGCCCTTGGTCATTAGGCGCTCGTGGCGGGCGATTTCGGTCTTGCCGTCGAACACGACCAGGTCGCTGGCGTTGAGCAGCACTCGGGCTTGACGGCCGACCATGCGGGCGGGGACGGAGTATTTGTTCATCCGAACGGCGATCTGGGCGTACCTGTCGACGCGTGGGGTGAACCAGCGGCCGGTCTCGAACGACTCGTTGGGCAGTGGCGCGAGCAGAGGCTGCTCGGTGGCGAAGTGTTCCCCGACCGTGCGGGCGCGGGATCCGATCCGCCGGCTGTCGTCGGCTTCGTCCCAGACGTCGACCATGGCGTTGAGCTCGGCGACGGAGTGGACTTCTGGGATGGGGACCAGGTGGTTGCGTCGGAACCAGCCGATCTGCCCCTCGACGCCGCCCTTCTCGTGAGCGCCTTGGATGCCGGGCTGGCAGTAGAAGGCCTCGATGCCGTAGTGGGAGCGGAACGCGGTCCACCGGTCGGCCTCGACCCGCTGGCGGGAGAACCCGATCACGCTCGCGACGGCGGCCTTGAGGTTGTCGTAGCGGATCTTCCCGGTCGGGACGCCCCCGAGGGCTCGGAACGCGTGCGTGTGGCCCTCGAAGAAGGCTTCCTGCCCGGCGGACGCACTGATCCGGTGCACGGCCTTGCCGGAGTATGAGAGTCGCAGGCTGAACAACGTGCAGGTGACCAGTTCGCCGCGCAGCCGGATCGCGACCTCGCCGAAGTCGACCTCGGCCTCGCGGCCTGGCAGGTGCTCCTGCGGAATGTACGTGTTCGCGGGTTCCCGGCCCGCTTCGATCCGGATCTCGCGGCGTCTCGTGGCGACATACTCGCGCACCATCCAGTAGGACACGTCGGTGGTGTGGTGCTCATCCTGGAGCCGGTCGAAGATCCGCTTCGCGGTGTGCCGCTGCTTGCGAGGCGCGTCCAGGTCCGCCCGCAGCCAGTCATCGATGACGCCTCGGTACTGGTCCAGACGTGACCCGCGCTTCGGAGGTGGCTTCCGCTCCTTCGGCCAGGCCGACTCCAGTGCGGCGACCACGGTCCGGTAGCCGACGCCGTGCTGGCGTTGCAGCGCACGATTCGAAACCCCCGCGCGGGCGTCGCGCCGAATCGCCGCATACAACTCGACTCGATTCACTGCCGGCATCCGCGATGGCGGCTTCAGTGGGTGCTGGCCGAAATTGTCGCGAGAAGCCGCTGCATCGTCGCTACGGTCCGCGTCGTGACCGGCACGGACAGCAGTTGCTCGAGGCACCCGGTGACGTTGCCTGCGGTCTGGCGCGGCTTCCAGCAGACGCTGTGGGCGCAGTCGGGCCCCATGGCGCGGATCTCTACGAGGCCATCTGGGCTTCGGAACGGTAAGCGGACAGTCGGGAACTGGCGCACGTCAAAGAACGAGATCATCGAGCGATAGACACCTTCCCCGGGATCTACCGGAGGCACATCCTCTACCGCGCGCCGAATTTGCTCCAGCGCCCGGATGACAACAGTTGGCTGATACCCGGTGGCCCGCAATCTGATGATCGCCGCGGCCGAGGCATTCTCCGGATCCATGGCCTCGAAAACGACCGTGCCGTTGCTTTGGAAGCTGCGGGCGACCGCCGGGCCGCCGAACGCCTCGACGAGTTCATCACCAGTGGGACTGCCTGGGTGGCCGAGGTTGACGTTGCGGAACAAGGCGACGGTGATCATGATGTGGCCAGCTCCATGGTGACGCACGCTGTCTCCGCCGGGTGGGTGATCATCGGCCAGTGGCCGGCGTCGAGCGTGCGGTAGCTCCATCCGAGCTTCTCCGCTGACACCTCGGCGACTGGAGGACTGGTCCGGAGGCAGCGAACGTACGCTACGGGCACGCCGGCTGCGCTCAGTGGCTCGTTGATCGCAGGTTGCGTGTAGGTGCCGATCGGCTGCGCGGTCAGATGCTGCTGCATCCACGCGAAGTCGGCGTCACCGATCCCGTTGTCCGGGTAGAGCTGGTCGAGCTGATCCCGGGAGAACCACGGGATCGCCCCGT
The window above is part of the Calidifontibacter indicus genome. Proteins encoded here:
- a CDS encoding type I restriction endonuclease subunit R, producing the protein MSQVLEKAFEDELCAYLAAHGWLYSLNDAGYDRQRALFPEDVFAWLEETQPGELAKKVKPSTSETAQAKAREGILTRLSAVLDKGQAGAGGSLQVLRTGFKDVPASYQMMQKRPEQAINPTVNARYAANRLRVMRQVHYSAKNQNSIDLVLFVNGIPVATIELKTDFTQNVGDAKKQYMKDRAPAGEPLLGFGTRALVHFAVSNDEVWMTTKLAGDDTVFLPFNRGDAGHRGNGPDEDGGSPATYLWRDVLDRDQFLDILGKFMHYEESKRTDPATKKVTISHTLIFPRFHQLDAVTKIVADAKVNGAGQRYLIQHSAGSGKTRSIAWTAHRLATLHDADNGKVFDSVIVVTDRNVLDAQLQEAVKQIESTSGVVATISPNEAAKASFGSKSAYLAKTLESGQLIIVVTIQTFPFVLEALQENQSLKGRRFAVIADEAHSSQTGQTATKLKQVLTAQEAAALDDGGGVDVEAILAAEAKAKADTRNITFVAFTATPKPKTLEMFGTPDGDGLPRPFHLYTMAQAIEEGFILDVLRSYTTYSTAWELATKAGKGQVTISTRDAAGELVDESAATKGLMRWVKLHPTNIAQKVQIIVEHFEANVKGLLGGRAKAMVVTDSRVAAVRYKTAMDAYIAKQGYTDYTSLVAFSGDVDDQETAAGSKLTNTDGKFTEASMNPSAGDLRTAFKKPEYRVMIVANKFQTGFDEPLLCAMYVDRQLSGVTAVQTLSRLNRAYPGKDATMILDFVNDADDILAAFKPYYEEAEIVATTDPNLLHDLQGRLDQSGIFTFEEIDAVVTAYVTTAGNNKIAGALQPVKHRFVTAYNQAVQSGDKVTQDELDMFRKDVSTFVKLHDFLSQIVDFGDTDVEKHAIFFRLLAPHIRGRQTSTHIDLSEVTLANIKQKEHATQKLDLTTGESVKLNPVTAAGSAKKHDPKLVLLQELIAKLNEQFAGEDFGTHQVQSWVLSLIEEMKTDPVLKAQAVVNSQDQFLSSKTLKDNLLIAVASTDAAQSRMAELFNNKGSIEQSMLTLLGELLYLDLHGND
- a CDS encoding restriction endonuclease subunit S; its protein translation is MSEATAPWQWRLPDGWTTKPLFSVGRETKVKNVGLREQNLLSLSYGRIVAKDINTSEGLLPESFETYQIVSVGDIVFRFTDLQNDKRSLRSARVDQRGIITSAYMAFTPTKVSSRFFEYLMRAYDVSKVFYGMGGGLRQSLKYDDVRRMPVVLPPLAEQRGIADFLDRETGKIDALIKKQTELITRLHERRQAVIETCMLTEAEPVKFGYYLDALPGNAFASDRFEPGGEGVRLLRGINVKPGCTDWSERVDWALDDVTPYERYRLCEGDVVLGLDRPFVSGGTRVAAIADADLPALLLQRVVRFRPRVGLTSRFLQLVLASRAFVEYATPEFTGVSVPHLSDSQVRAFRVPLPSAADQERITNTIDHEMARIDELIGKTERMIELSKERRSALITAAVTGQIDVNEHGGAA
- a CDS encoding type I restriction-modification system subunit M; translated protein: MSVLGNFIWGIADQLRGVYKPAQYGTATLPFLILRRMECVLDEHRDEIDALVAKHLNDDVLAAMLRKKFDVHFWNRTDYTLKKLLGDPENLADNLIDYTAGFSANVRDIFERFEFSKTIGRLDEHDRLLLVTQAFAGIDLHPTAVSNADMGEVFEHLIFKFSTASNETAGEHFTPRDAIRLLVDLVLNADDDLLASPGVVRSIYDPTAGTGGMLSVAEDAILTMNPDASITLAGQELNPESYAICKSDMIGKGQAVDAIRLGDTLRDDRHAGTTYDYCLSNPPYGGDWKAAEPVVRKEHQAKGGRFDAGLPRISDGQMLFLQHLVSKMRPATASVSNSGGRAGIVLNGSPLFTGGAGSGESEIRRWLIESDLIDAIVALPTSMFYNTDIATYMWILDNHKPKERRGKIQLIDATNRWTKLRKKLGSKNREISDTDRDLIVKLYDEFTDTDESKILEPADFGYWEITVEQPLRLRFDITPDTINAALATKSVQKLGVDEQTKVRAGLESLTGQSWSNRDEFTKQLRLAIKHAGTTVATPVVKAIWQAIGEHDDTADICKDTKGNIEPNTDLRDTELVPFRDTIDDYFTREVTPHVPDAWIDHTKTKIGYEIPFTRLFYKYVPPRPLEEIDAELNVLAKEIIDILQAVEG
- a CDS encoding DUF433 domain-containing protein, which produces MIDYTEPRFTTPICTIHDVAEIVQMPLETVKTWAGQRHSRRQMITRLPQEHRGWPSIPLVGLAEANTLRALRGVLPPAEVEAAAVWIREQYTTPYALANRRLVTDGAFAYVQENAHELYRVTTDQHAFVEVLKAHLRPLVFDSDDYPVAFEVRVPGVVIDPRFNAGRMSFERNRVPLFAVVGSLQGGDSVDEVMQQYGLTLQEVAAVDEHRAWAAAAA
- the istB gene encoding IS21-like element helper ATPase IstB; this translates as MTEEAADAAIDQACRMLRMPTIRSSFTDYADRAGHEQMSYRGYLAELLLAECDDRARRRSERRIKAAKFPREKSLRAFDFDANPNIDPAVIHTLAKCEWVQKGQPLCLIGDSGTGKSHLLIALGTEAAMAGYRVKYTLATHLANELVEAADEMTLAKTIARYGRVDLLCIDELGYMQLDRRGAELLFQVLTEREEKASVAIASNESFGGWTKTFTDPRLCAAIVDRLTFGGTILETGTDSYRLAQAAKQRTT
- the istA gene encoding IS21 family transposase encodes the protein MNRVELYAAIRRDARAGVSNRALQRQHGVGYRTVVAALESAWPKERKPPPKRGSRLDQYRGVIDDWLRADLDAPRKQRHTAKRIFDRLQDEHHTTDVSYWMVREYVATRRREIRIEAGREPANTYIPQEHLPGREAEVDFGEVAIRLRGELVTCTLFSLRLSYSGKAVHRISASAGQEAFFEGHTHAFRALGGVPTGKIRYDNLKAAVASVIGFSRQRVEADRWTAFRSHYGIEAFYCQPGIQGAHEKGGVEGQIGWFRRNHLVPIPEVHSVAELNAMVDVWDEADDSRRIGSRARTVGEHFATEQPLLAPLPNESFETGRWFTPRVDRYAQIAVRMNKYSVPARMVGRQARVLLNASDLVVFDGKTEIARHERLMTKGSTRVDLDHYLEVLLRKPGALPGATALEQARASGRFTPVHDAWWAAACKAHGDADGTRALIEVLMLHRHLPHEHVVAGLATALRAGALTADAVALEARKHNETEDGGADDKTGHHPTHLGGDRARGEGETPAVRSLTERRLRAHIPTDTRPLPSVDKYDQLLACRRDPPNEGAAP
- a CDS encoding DUF1697 domain-containing protein, which encodes MITVALFRNVNLGHPGSPTGDELVEAFGGPAVARSFQSNGTVVFEAMDPENASAAAIIRLRATGYQPTVVIRALEQIRRAVEDVPPVDPGEGVYRSMISFFDVRQFPTVRLPFRSPDGLVEIRAMGPDCAHSVCWKPRQTAGNVTGCLEQLLSVPVTTRTVATMQRLLATISASTH